ttatttaataaaaaatagttagatTTCAAGTCACATAAACTTATATTATGCTAATTGTTAAAAGGTAAAAGAGCTTTGAAAACAAGACTTGATATTAAAAGTAGGAAGCcaaataatattgtttaaatctaattaataaaaatagttaattgtCTTAAAAACAAATCTATACAAATATTTGGTCAAATATACTATTCTCTTCCTATCtcttttataactattttgctttaaataaaatttatccatttcttgttttattcTACTCTTATCTCGACCTCTCCtcctccatttttttcttttgtttttctgtgCAGTTGGTCAGAGACACCTAAGTGACTAAATCAATCGAGGCCAATCCATCAAGTGATGGACAAGTTTACTACCATCGTTATATGTGACAAGCCAACAATCGATAATCGCTATAATCCATCCATAAAATCAGAGGTGGATCCAAAAACTTTGTTGATGGAACTTcgtaatttaataaaaaataatatgaaatggATGTAAAGAGTGTGGCTTTAACTTAGATCCAGACtcgtaaataattttatctctaTGCTATATAGTTCCTCCAgtgacattattttaattttttaggaGTTTTACCAGTTATTAGttgtaatattatttcatatttttaggAAGCTTCACCCTTGAACCTATACTTACCAAGTTCAATCCTACATCTACATGTACATGTACAAGTTGCCTTAACCAACAGGAAGAATAAATTCGAAAACGTAcactaaaaaactaaaagctCTTAACTAAATAAACCAACAACTAATTAACATAAAGCTGATTTCTTCTCATTACAACAATATCATCATCCCCATCATCATCTCCCTCCTCTTCAAACAAATCTTCCCCTTCCTCTTCATCACCTCTGTTCTGAACTTTACTCTCTGTTTCTCCTAAACTCGACACCCGAAACACATTCTTAATCCCATTCATCAATCTCTGTCCAAAACTACTACTTCTCCCAGATTTCCTAGCCCCTTCATGATTCGACGACGACCCACGATCCGAGGATGGCTTGCACCCACCACCAAACTTAAAGTAATCTGTTTTAAAATCAGCACTCATTCGAGAAACAGAAAAGGAAGTGGACCCACGTTGGCCTCTAGCCACAACcttgctattattattatcacaGCTACTCTTCTCGTCACCATAATGAAAGCTAGCGGAACGACCACGGCCAGCGTCCTGGGACAAACTCCTCTGTTTCTCAGAATCTTGGAGCTTCTTCTTCATGGAGGAGAGTTGGGATTCGAGGGTTCGTATGCGAGAATTTGTGGCGTGCATGGCCGCCTTTAACTTGGCCGACTCGCGAGCGGCGGCGTCGCGCTTGAGAATTGCGCCGAGAGTGAGGGGGTCCTTGGGAACAGGACGCGGCGGTAGAGGTTTGGTGGCTGCGGCGGCGACCGTAGTGGTGGAGAAAATGGAGTGACGAGTATTGAGCTGTTCGATTAGCATGGCGCGGACCACGAATCTGAGGGGCATCAGTGGGTTTTGAACTGCGTGTAGGAGTAAGTTGGGGGAGAGCTTGTCGCAGTCTATGAAATTGCATATTAATACCTTTTGGTCTTCTGTGATCTTTCCTCCACGTCCCTGCCATTTTCATTGTAAACCATTGTATTCACACTCTTTGTAGGGTTGCTTCAAATagaccaaaataaattactatGTATTATGAATCAAATAAGCTGtgatatttttatacaaattaattaataaataaagtatcattattattgttattttacaaACTGTGGTGCATATGAAtgtgtttattaaaaaaataaaaatttagaaggaATGAAAAAACTTACCTTGAGATAAAGAAGAGCGATATTGTAGATTAAATCATGGCATTTAAACCGGCGGTTCAGCGACGAAGCCAAGACCATAAAATTCTCCACATCCACGCATTTGAAATCTTCAAAGCAGGTAATGTCTCCATTATCTCCCTCATCCTCCAAACTCCAGGCTTCAAGACATCTACTACCCAAATACGCCATGGTTTCAGCCTCCGGCAGCAGCTCCAAACACGACCGGAACACCACCGATGCATAATCCCGGTTCACGGCCACCACTCGGCGGAAGTA
This DNA window, taken from Cucumis sativus cultivar 9930 chromosome 6, Cucumber_9930_V3, whole genome shotgun sequence, encodes the following:
- the LOC101212794 gene encoding BTB/POZ domain-containing protein At3g49900; translation: MHTPPKTRDATFNEMKETDDFTVWQNLRAVDTIYEEDYYEFSSSSSSLSPPLSPPPPPPPNHLYSRVRQWCNVTGIKTDVCIRVNGQCFHLHKDPLASKSSYLKRQLATASDVTLTPPLKLTSKIFTLVADFCYGAPILITPFNVAALRTAAELLEMSDTENNTNDENLVDVTEKYFRRVVAVNRDYASVVFRSCLELLPEAETMAYLGSRCLEAWSLEDEGDNGDITCFEDFKCVDVENFMVLASSLNRRFKCHDLIYNIALLYLKGRGGKITEDQKVLICNFIDCDKLSPNLLLHAVQNPLMPLRFVVRAMLIEQLNTRHSIFSTTTVAAAATKPLPPRPVPKDPLTLGAILKRDAAARESAKLKAAMHATNSRIRTLESQLSSMKKKLQDSEKQRSLSQDAGRGRSASFHYGDEKSSCDNNNSKVVARGQRGSTSFSVSRMSADFKTDYFKFGGGCKPSSDRGSSSNHEGARKSGRSSSFGQRLMNGIKNVFRVSSLGETESKVQNRGDEEEGEDLFEEEGDDDGDDDIVVMRRNQLYVN